The following proteins are encoded in a genomic region of Bernardetia sp. MNP-M8:
- a CDS encoding catalase, with translation MSKKTKKQADLEQHKTEPENKVMTTNQGLKVNDTNNSLKAGVRGATLLEDFLLREKITHFDHERIPERIVHARGSAAHGYFELYESQEKYTKAGIFNDTSRKTPVFVRFSTVAGSKGSPDLARDVRGFAVKFYTEEGTWDLVGNNMPIFFIQDAMKFPDLIHSVKPEPDREIPQAASAHDTFYDFVSLTTETLHNHIWVMSDRGIPRSLRMMEGFGIHTFRLINQEGKSHFVKFHWKPLLGVHSVTWDEAVKINGADSDFHRRDLWDAIEAGQFPEWELGFQIVPEEDEHKYDFDLLDPTKLIPEEIVPVQKIGKMTLNRNPDNFFAETEQVAFLPGHIIPGLDFTNDPLLQGRLFSYRDTQLSRLGTVNHHQIPINQPIVPVHNNQRDGHMQGKIPKGNTAYFPNSLSGGCPHLAKIAEGGFDSFEERIDAKKVRSRSESFSDHFSQPALFYRSLKEWEKEHVAEAYTFELGKCTHSHIQERMLWLIEQIDTDLANKVAEGLGMSIPKDIERPINQAIGADADVESQQPTKKKNYLEKSDALSQTHIKTKSIATRQIAVLAANGFDMASFGKMSEALEKENAVVKIIAPHGGSITCNEGMEHKVDAAIMTTESVLFDAIFIPSGKKSVEQLMKTAKYKKFVNEAFKHCKAIAVTGEGEEFLNHTYVKEHKDDKAVFVNANPKDFIEAIANHRNWERSSIVKDIPV, from the coding sequence ATGAGCAAAAAAACAAAAAAACAGGCTGATTTAGAACAGCATAAAACAGAACCTGAAAATAAAGTTATGACTACCAATCAAGGGTTAAAAGTCAATGACACAAATAATTCTCTGAAAGCAGGAGTAAGAGGTGCTACACTTTTAGAAGATTTTTTGCTACGAGAAAAAATAACACATTTTGACCATGAAAGAATTCCAGAACGCATTGTTCACGCCCGAGGAAGTGCAGCGCATGGATATTTTGAGTTATATGAAAGTCAAGAGAAATATACCAAAGCAGGCATTTTTAATGATACATCAAGAAAAACACCTGTATTTGTTCGTTTTTCTACTGTAGCAGGTTCAAAAGGTTCTCCTGATTTGGCTCGTGATGTGAGAGGTTTTGCTGTAAAATTTTATACAGAAGAAGGAACTTGGGATTTGGTGGGTAACAACATGCCGATTTTCTTCATTCAAGATGCTATGAAGTTTCCAGACTTGATTCATTCTGTAAAGCCTGAGCCTGATAGAGAAATTCCTCAAGCTGCTTCAGCTCATGATACTTTTTATGATTTTGTTTCTTTGACTACTGAAACACTGCATAATCATATATGGGTAATGAGCGACCGAGGAATACCTCGTAGTCTTAGAATGATGGAAGGCTTTGGTATTCACACCTTCCGTTTAATTAATCAAGAAGGAAAATCACATTTTGTAAAATTTCACTGGAAACCACTATTAGGAGTTCATTCTGTAACATGGGATGAAGCTGTTAAAATTAATGGTGCTGACTCTGATTTCCATCGCCGAGATTTATGGGATGCTATTGAAGCTGGGCAGTTTCCAGAATGGGAATTAGGTTTTCAAATTGTGCCAGAAGAAGACGAACACAAATATGATTTTGATTTGCTTGATCCTACTAAATTAATTCCTGAAGAAATAGTACCTGTTCAGAAAATAGGTAAAATGACACTTAATCGCAACCCTGACAATTTTTTTGCTGAAACAGAACAAGTTGCTTTTTTGCCTGGTCATATAATTCCTGGTTTAGATTTTACGAATGACCCATTATTACAAGGACGATTGTTTTCATATAGAGATACACAGCTTTCTCGTTTGGGTACAGTTAATCATCATCAGATTCCTATTAATCAGCCTATCGTTCCAGTACATAATAACCAACGTGATGGACACATGCAAGGCAAGATTCCAAAAGGAAATACAGCTTATTTTCCTAATAGTCTGAGTGGTGGATGTCCACATTTAGCAAAGATAGCTGAAGGAGGATTTGATTCGTTTGAAGAGCGTATAGATGCCAAAAAAGTAAGAAGTAGAAGTGAGAGTTTTTCTGATCATTTTTCACAACCTGCACTTTTCTATCGCAGCTTAAAAGAGTGGGAAAAAGAGCATGTAGCAGAAGCCTATACTTTCGAATTAGGTAAATGTACACATTCACATATCCAAGAAAGAATGCTTTGGCTTATCGAACAAATTGATACAGATTTAGCTAATAAAGTGGCAGAAGGCTTGGGAATGAGTATTCCAAAAGATATAGAAAGACCTATTAATCAGGCAATAGGAGCAGATGCTGATGTGGAAAGTCAGCAACCAACAAAGAAGAAAAACTATTTGGAAAAATCAGATGCACTAAGCCAAACCCACATAAAAACCAAAAGTATAGCTACTAGACAAATAGCTGTCTTAGCTGCTAATGGATTTGATATGGCGAGTTTTGGTAAAATGTCAGAAGCATTAGAAAAAGAAAATGCCGTAGTCAAAATTATAGCTCCTCATGGTGGTTCAATTACATGTAATGAAGGTATGGAGCATAAAGTAGATGCTGCTATAATGACAACTGAAAGCGTATTATTTGATGCTATATTTATACCTAGTGGAAAAAAATCTGTTGAGCAGCTAATGAAAACGGCTAAGTATAAAAAGTTTGTCAATGAAGCATTTAAGCATTGTAAAGCAATAGCTGTGACAGGAGAAGGAGAAGAATTTCTCAATCATACTTATGTAAAAGAGCATAAAGATGATAAAGCAGTCTTTGTAAATGCTAATCCAAAAGATTTTATAGAAGCAATAGCAAATCATCGAAATTGGGAACGTTCTTCCATCGTCAAAGATATTCCTGTTTAG
- a CDS encoding OsmC family protein: protein MKRHSTAVWQGSGKEGKGHLTTQSKTLNETQYSFKSRFEEGTGTNPEELIAAAHAGCFTMKLSFNLGEAGFTPQNLETNCKIALEDGAITTSHLTLKAKVKGITEEKFAELVKDAEQNCPISKVLNAKISVEYTLN from the coding sequence ATGAAAAGACATTCAACAGCCGTATGGCAAGGAAGTGGAAAAGAGGGAAAAGGACACCTTACCACACAAAGTAAAACCCTAAACGAAACTCAGTATTCTTTCAAGAGTCGTTTTGAAGAAGGAACAGGAACAAATCCTGAAGAACTTATAGCAGCAGCACATGCAGGTTGTTTTACCATGAAATTAAGTTTTAACTTAGGAGAAGCAGGTTTTACTCCTCAAAACTTAGAAACTAATTGTAAAATTGCTTTAGAAGATGGTGCAATTACTACTTCGCATCTTACACTAAAAGCGAAAGTAAAAGGAATTACAGAAGAAAAATTTGCTGAGTTAGTAAAAGATGCTGAACAAAATTGTCCTATCTCAAAAGTTTTAAATGCTAAAATTAGTGTAGAATATACGCTCAACTAA